The following proteins are co-located in the Candidatus Woesearchaeota archaeon genome:
- a CDS encoding CDP-alcohol phosphatidyltransferase family protein, with product MNKKYLVLPNILSIIRLIFSPFIIYLSYLQRYNPALALFILISLTDVLDGYYARKNKECTPFGSVLDSTADKVTIFCVMIALYIKNVPNYILIIFGIMIFLGIIKIIEMLYHLKKSDKKILNAKLSHLQISRINIFLIYAWLGLLLLEFQEIENIKYFFSSIIVLIMTIITAIYNAKEFFKN from the coding sequence ATGAATAAAAAATATTTAGTATTACCAAATATATTATCAATAATAAGGCTAATCTTTTCACCCTTTATAATCTATTTATCTTATCTGCAACGATATAATCCTGCATTGGCTCTATTTATCCTAATCTCATTAACAGATGTACTTGATGGTTACTATGCAAGAAAAAATAAAGAATGCACCCCCTTTGGCAGCGTGTTAGACAGCACTGCCGATAAAGTAACAATATTCTGCGTTATGATTGCTTTATACATAAAAAACGTTCCAAATTACATATTAATCATTTTTGGAATTATGATTTTTCTCGGAATTATCAAAATAATTGAAATGTTGTATCACTTAAAAAAATCAGATAAGAAAATTTTAAATGCCAAACTCTCGCATTTGCAAATTTCTAGAATAAACATTTTTTTGATATATGCATGGTTGGGGTTATTACTTTTAGAATTTCAAGAGATAGAAAATATAAAATATTTTTTTAGCAGTATAATTGTGCTTATAATGACTATTATCACTGCAATTTATAATGCAAAAGAATTTTTCAAGAATTAA